The stretch of DNA GATGTCAAATTTGAACGCACTCCCGCAGGAGAACTGGTGATTATGTCGCCCACGGGCGGAGAAACTGGGAACGAGAATGCTGAGCTAGGCGCAGAATTCGTCTTTTGGAATCGTCAGGCGAAACTGGGGGTCGTATTTGATTCCTCAACCTGCTTCCGGATTCCCGGTGGGGGCGATCGCTCTCCTGATGTCGCCTGGGTGGAAAAATCCC from Synechococcales cyanobacterium T60_A2020_003 encodes:
- a CDS encoding Uma2 family endonuclease — encoded protein: MTAYTIDLSPILTLTADQFDRLCEANPDVKFERTPAGELVIMSPTGGETGNENAELGAEFVFWNRQAKLGVVFDSSTCFRIPGGGDRSPDVAWVEKS